Proteins from one Faecalibacterium sp. I3-3-33 genomic window:
- a CDS encoding ABC transporter permease: MVQYLAKRIGRSVLTLFIIVTLVFCLLRLMPVEGYFANYEKMSEAQIQAGLQAMGLLDPLPVQVGRFWKNALHGDLGVSHIYKVNAPVTQILAQKLPISIQMGVLAMLLSLVLGIPLGLVMGQYKGRWPDKLGTALIVLIQAVPAAVYFLYIQMYGTAAVGVGLLFNAANWRYWVLPVCSMSLANLAFYAMWLRRYMVDESNKDYVRLARAKGVCGRDIALHHVFRNAMVPLVQYIPSAFLNTVVGSIYIESLYSIPGMGGLLVTCVQRHDNTMVQGIVLLYACVGIVGLILGDILMVLIDPRINFGRKEGGR, translated from the coding sequence ATGGTGCAATATCTTGCAAAGCGCATCGGGCGCTCGGTGCTGACGCTGTTTATCATCGTGACGCTGGTGTTCTGCCTGCTGCGGCTCATGCCGGTGGAAGGCTACTTTGCAAACTACGAAAAAATGTCCGAGGCGCAAATTCAGGCCGGGCTGCAAGCCATGGGTCTTTTGGACCCTCTGCCCGTGCAGGTGGGGCGCTTTTGGAAAAACGCTTTGCACGGCGACCTTGGCGTGAGCCATATCTATAAGGTAAACGCCCCGGTCACCCAAATTTTAGCGCAGAAGCTGCCCATCTCCATCCAGATGGGCGTGCTGGCCATGCTGCTCAGCCTTGTGCTGGGCATCCCGCTGGGGCTTGTGATGGGTCAGTACAAGGGCCGCTGGCCGGATAAGCTGGGTACGGCGCTGATCGTGCTCATTCAGGCTGTGCCCGCTGCGGTGTACTTTTTGTACATCCAGATGTACGGCACGGCGGCGGTGGGCGTGGGGCTGCTCTTCAACGCCGCAAACTGGCGGTACTGGGTGCTGCCGGTGTGCAGCATGAGCCTTGCAAACCTTGCCTTTTACGCCATGTGGCTGCGCCGCTACATGGTGGACGAAAGCAACAAGGACTACGTCCGTCTTGCCCGCGCCAAGGGCGTGTGCGGGCGGGATATCGCGCTGCATCATGTGTTCCGCAACGCCATGGTGCCGCTGGTGCAGTATATCCCCTCGGCGTTTCTCAATACCGTGGTGGGTTCCATCTACATCGAGAGCCTGTACAGCATCCCCGGCATGGGCGGGCTGCTGGTCACCTGTGTGCAGCGCCACGACAACACCATGGTGCAGGGCATCGTGCTGCTGTACGCCTGTGTGGGCATCGTGGGTCTGATACTGGGCGATATCCTGATGGTGCTCATTGACCCCCGCATCAATTTTGGCAGGAAGGAAGGTGGCCGCTGA
- a CDS encoding ABC transporter substrate-binding protein, which translates to MMHHAFSRRQFLKAGGAAALSTAAAGLLSSCGGSSAGGTATGDGSATYTVLYARQPATLNYLICSADPDLYHGTHCVDTLVEYDSRGKIREGLATSWEWDADTLTWTFHLRDENWVDYTGAVLGPVTAQDFVDALAYLLDPDYASGTASLVTPYVAGAEDYYNYCVWRNNANNGTVAEDGTTYTIDAAGTVTLTAADGSTTTCPAVDFSSVGVCAVDEHTLTYTLNYDFPGFLSLLNYAPYEPAYGPMLAELGDQFCTSAETACNCGAFYLAEYTPLESWVMKKNPENYDKDNVYIDTIRYIYNQEALISGPEMVRRGEIDQATISSDILDSWLADDTTKDMVSMERPETGKSYFYFFNFLPYAHQFSNWNTTGVDAQYQPDNWAKAVNSTNFRKAFLYAINPAVTLAVTAPEGYENYKLHTITPPSFCADSKGVDYTECGALAKVTDHFNEATAKQYRDAAVQELTAAGATFPIKVQYPYNPAVVDWDKQCQVFKQQVEGVLNDGFDFVDIIITQGPSDNFLNAVRRAGAYEFMSYYWGADYSDPETEVYPFYQEAGDRGTCYAFLRTGVEDGIITGETADYVMTYMDMVEKAKGITADLDARYAAFADAEAYLIENALVIPLSLPVPPYIATRLNLWEGQYAPTGFSSNRLKGIHILDHYVSMDEYNANRDAR; encoded by the coding sequence ATGATGCATCATGCTTTTTCCCGTCGTCAGTTCTTGAAGGCAGGCGGTGCGGCAGCCCTTTCCACCGCTGCTGCCGGGCTGCTGAGCAGCTGCGGCGGTTCCTCTGCGGGCGGCACTGCCACCGGTGACGGCAGCGCCACCTACACCGTGCTGTACGCCCGCCAGCCCGCCACCCTGAACTATCTCATCTGCTCTGCCGACCCGGACCTGTACCACGGCACCCACTGCGTGGACACGCTGGTGGAGTACGACAGCCGCGGCAAGATCCGCGAAGGCCTTGCCACCAGCTGGGAATGGGACGCCGACACCCTGACATGGACCTTCCACCTGCGGGACGAGAACTGGGTGGACTATACCGGCGCGGTGCTTGGCCCCGTGACCGCGCAGGATTTTGTGGACGCGCTGGCTTATCTGCTGGACCCGGACTATGCCTCCGGCACCGCCAGCCTTGTCACCCCCTATGTGGCCGGGGCTGAGGACTACTACAACTACTGCGTCTGGCGCAACAACGCCAACAACGGCACCGTGGCCGAGGACGGCACCACCTACACCATCGACGCCGCAGGCACCGTGACCCTGACCGCCGCCGACGGCAGCACCACCACCTGCCCTGCTGTGGATTTCTCCTCTGTGGGCGTTTGTGCCGTGGACGAGCACACCCTGACCTATACCTTGAACTACGACTTCCCGGGCTTTTTGAGCCTTTTGAACTACGCTCCCTATGAGCCTGCCTACGGCCCCATGCTGGCAGAGCTGGGCGACCAGTTCTGCACCAGCGCCGAGACCGCCTGCAACTGCGGCGCGTTCTATCTGGCGGAGTACACCCCGCTGGAAAGCTGGGTGATGAAGAAAAACCCCGAAAACTACGATAAGGACAACGTGTACATCGACACCATCCGCTACATCTACAATCAGGAGGCGCTTATCAGCGGCCCGGAGATGGTGCGGCGCGGCGAGATCGACCAAGCCACCATCAGCTCGGACATTCTGGACAGCTGGCTGGCAGACGATACCACCAAGGATATGGTATCCATGGAGCGCCCGGAGACCGGCAAGAGCTACTTCTACTTCTTCAACTTCCTGCCCTACGCCCACCAGTTCTCCAACTGGAACACCACCGGTGTGGACGCCCAGTACCAGCCGGACAACTGGGCCAAGGCGGTGAACAGCACCAACTTCCGCAAAGCCTTCCTCTACGCCATCAACCCCGCCGTTACGCTGGCGGTCACCGCACCGGAAGGGTACGAAAACTACAAGCTGCACACCATCACCCCGCCCTCCTTCTGCGCGGACAGCAAGGGCGTGGACTATACGGAATGCGGCGCGCTTGCCAAGGTGACCGACCACTTCAACGAAGCCACCGCCAAGCAGTACCGCGACGCCGCCGTGCAGGAACTGACCGCTGCGGGGGCTACCTTCCCCATTAAGGTGCAGTACCCCTACAATCCCGCCGTGGTGGACTGGGACAAGCAGTGTCAGGTGTTCAAGCAGCAGGTAGAGGGCGTTTTGAACGACGGTTTCGACTTTGTGGATATTATTATCACGCAGGGGCCGTCGGATAACTTTTTGAACGCAGTGCGCCGCGCGGGTGCGTATGAGTTCATGTCCTACTACTGGGGCGCCGACTACTCCGACCCCGAGACCGAGGTGTACCCCTTCTATCAGGAGGCGGGCGACCGGGGCACCTGCTACGCCTTTCTGCGCACCGGCGTAGAGGACGGCATCATCACCGGCGAGACCGCCGACTATGTCATGACCTACATGGACATGGTGGAAAAAGCCAAGGGCATCACCGCCGACCTTGACGCCCGGTACGCCGCCTTTGCCGATGCCGAAGCGTACCTCATCGAGAATGCACTGGTCATCCCGCTCAGCCTGCCGGTGCCGCCCTACATCGCCACCCGTCTGAACCTGTGGGAGGGGCAGTACGCCCCCACCGGCTTCTCCTCCAACCGCCTGAAGGGCATCCATATCCTCGACCACTACGTTTCCATGGACGAGTATAACGCCAACCGGGATGCACGGTAA
- a CDS encoding 4Fe-4S dicluster domain-containing protein produces the protein MGFFTRTAMDALMKTTHPEINRRQCWNLHPHRKPCTTCKDICPYGEEIFTRPNLVKDWDPCTDCGLCVSACRSGCIAPSPEQVQRDTAAADTDSDTIWIGCEKSTRKNTVVRSCICALSWEALAYLALNKKIVLDLTPCGGCENDLCAEQLRKELTRLVDFFGQPMFEARFSLAYEEKEYPYHVQELTRREMLEQVSHGSKSGTKKLLQMLPGLRSEEDSGVDFRLLLHQRTKQLKAAMETPLQYGYYMPKFTDKCFGCGRCEKACRANALKFEEMPNGQTRMVLTPWKCSECGVCMNVCSNKGFDGMKLYQLTTLGPVVLHKCTKTLCKQCGKPIAPDSAEGLCSVCRIKARTQKRQEEARQRAEQLKAERAAKAAEEAAAAAENAAEATAETAAEAAVKTAETAATALPAAVPAGQSATPANVAAPALGEPRSE, from the coding sequence ATGGGCTTTTTTACCAGAACTGCAATGGATGCCCTGATGAAGACCACCCATCCCGAGATCAACCGCCGCCAGTGCTGGAACCTGCACCCCCACCGCAAGCCCTGCACCACCTGCAAGGACATCTGCCCCTATGGCGAGGAGATTTTTACCCGCCCGAACCTCGTCAAGGACTGGGATCCCTGCACCGACTGCGGACTGTGCGTTTCTGCCTGCCGCAGCGGCTGCATTGCGCCCTCGCCGGAGCAGGTGCAGCGGGATACTGCCGCTGCCGACACCGACAGTGATACCATCTGGATCGGCTGTGAAAAGTCCACCCGCAAAAACACCGTGGTGCGCAGCTGTATCTGTGCGCTCTCGTGGGAGGCGCTGGCGTATCTGGCGCTGAACAAAAAGATCGTGCTGGACCTGACCCCCTGCGGCGGGTGCGAGAACGACTTGTGCGCCGAGCAGCTGCGCAAGGAGTTGACAAGACTTGTGGACTTTTTCGGTCAGCCGATGTTCGAAGCGCGGTTCTCGCTGGCATACGAGGAAAAGGAGTACCCCTACCATGTGCAGGAGCTGACCCGCCGCGAGATGCTGGAACAGGTGAGCCACGGCTCCAAGAGCGGCACCAAAAAGCTGCTGCAGATGCTGCCCGGTCTGCGCAGCGAGGAGGACAGCGGGGTGGACTTCCGTCTGCTGCTGCACCAGCGCACAAAGCAGCTGAAAGCCGCTATGGAAACGCCCCTGCAGTACGGCTACTATATGCCCAAGTTCACCGACAAATGCTTTGGCTGCGGCCGGTGCGAAAAAGCCTGCCGCGCCAACGCTTTGAAGTTTGAGGAGATGCCCAACGGCCAGACCCGCATGGTGCTTACCCCGTGGAAGTGCAGTGAGTGCGGCGTGTGCATGAACGTGTGCTCCAACAAGGGCTTTGACGGTATGAAGCTGTACCAGCTGACCACCCTTGGCCCCGTGGTGCTGCACAAGTGCACCAAGACCCTGTGCAAGCAGTGCGGCAAGCCCATTGCCCCGGACAGCGCCGAGGGCCTGTGCTCGGTGTGCCGCATCAAGGCGCGCACCCAGAAGCGGCAGGAGGAGGCGCGTCAGCGCGCCGAGCAGCTGAAGGCCGAGCGCGCCGCCAAGGCCGCCGAGGAGGCCGCAGCAGCGGCTGAAAATGCTGCCGAAGCTACGGCAGAAACTGCCGCCGAAGCTGCCGTAAAGACTGCGGAGACCGCCGCCACTGCCCTGCCCGCTGCCGTCCCCGCCGGGCAGAGCGCAACCCCTGCCAACGTGGCTGCGCCCGCTCTCGGAGAGCCGCGCTCCGAATAA
- the tig gene encoding trigger factor yields the protein MEQTANTMPAAALGQYKGLAFTRRVRPVSEKAVEADIANMARVHAPFVPTGDPAARGMRVTLDFEGFLEGASIPDSRMEQVTVVLGTGQLMPAAEEAVYGHCAGETFRFDFTYPADFRVPELSGKTAQFEICLHTVERKQVPPVDDAFAKTLGFADLEALRESLREKKRASHEANADRIAGAALLDMAGANLTVALPAELLAQNAEYQMNQLRQRLRKSQMTMELYCKSAGLTPEQVREGYRKEAERQLRAMLAVRAIAEAEQITVTQQEVDAEIARLSKLHDTPEEEIRKVLSRDAIAAAVTNQKVQRFLLDHAALTSVVEKE from the coding sequence ATGGAACAGACTGCAAACACCATGCCCGCTGCCGCTTTAGGGCAGTACAAGGGGCTTGCTTTCACCCGCCGGGTGCGCCCGGTATCGGAAAAGGCCGTGGAAGCGGATATCGCCAACATGGCGCGGGTCCATGCGCCCTTTGTGCCCACCGGCGACCCCGCTGCCCGCGGGATGCGGGTCACGCTGGATTTCGAGGGCTTTCTGGAGGGGGCTTCCATCCCGGACAGCCGGATGGAACAGGTGACCGTGGTGCTGGGCACCGGGCAGCTGATGCCCGCCGCAGAAGAAGCGGTGTACGGCCACTGCGCAGGTGAGACTTTCCGGTTCGACTTCACCTACCCTGCCGACTTCCGGGTGCCGGAGCTTTCCGGCAAAACGGCGCAGTTTGAAATTTGTCTGCACACGGTGGAGCGTAAACAGGTGCCCCCGGTGGACGATGCCTTTGCCAAGACGCTGGGCTTTGCGGACTTGGAAGCCCTGCGGGAGAGCCTGCGGGAGAAAAAGCGCGCCTCCCACGAGGCCAACGCCGACCGCATTGCCGGGGCGGCGCTGCTGGATATGGCAGGCGCGAACCTGACCGTGGCGCTGCCCGCCGAGCTGCTGGCGCAGAACGCCGAGTACCAGATGAACCAGCTGCGCCAGCGGCTGCGCAAGAGCCAGATGACCATGGAGCTGTACTGCAAGAGCGCCGGGCTGACCCCGGAGCAGGTGCGGGAGGGCTACCGCAAAGAGGCCGAGCGCCAACTGCGGGCAATGCTGGCGGTGCGCGCCATTGCCGAAGCCGAACAGATCACCGTGACCCAGCAGGAGGTGGACGCCGAGATCGCCCGCCTTTCCAAGCTGCACGACACCCCGGAGGAGGAGATCCGCAAGGTGCTGAGCCGGGACGCCATCGCCGCCGCCGTGACCAACCAGAAGGTGCAGCGTTTCCTGCTCGACCACGCTGCCCTTACCTCTGTTGTGGAAAAGGAGTAA
- the glgB gene encoding 1,4-alpha-glucan branching protein GlgB, with product MNYPVIPRTFFSGDCFDAYRILGAHPCTDPNGAEGWRFAVWAPGATAVEVCGGFDGWERGVPMEKADTGVWSAFIPGLAEGDLYKYRVHGADGSAVMRSDPYAFATELRPGTASKLTKLDFTFDDTAWMERRDKCRNRPLNIYELHAGSWKHKPGATRPDGSDGWYNYEELARELIPWLLEHHFTHVELLPLAEHPFDGSWGYQTTGYFSVTSRYGTPAQFAGFVNACHRMGIGVIMDFVPVHFAANADALAKFDGTYLYEYDSDVGQSEWGTCNFNYYRREVCSFLSSAAGLWMDVYHCDGIRMDAISRALYWQGDPNRGVNQGAVNFLRSLNHGLNERWPTGIYMAEDSTNFLKVTAPTRYEGVGFDYKWDMGWMHDTLDYFATPFGERPGCYGKLLFSMHYFYNELYLLALSHDEVVHGKKTIIDKLWGSYAEKCAQLRTLYFYMYTHPGKKLNFMGNELAHFREWDEKRELDWNLLEYPFHDAFQKYFANLCRTYASEPALYDGEYNPDCFEWVASESCAEGVYAWLRKGRGQNLLCVMNTQDHAHKKFPLYLKFPCSAELVLDTEAGVWGGVHKAHRKQNFHTTDGGVFGRDYTLTLDLPAMGSYLLRLAPEAPNPDAARLSANKALAQKRKAAKAVKAVAEVSDK from the coding sequence ATGAATTACCCTGTGATCCCCCGCACGTTTTTCAGTGGCGACTGCTTCGATGCCTACCGCATTCTGGGTGCGCACCCCTGCACCGACCCAAACGGCGCCGAGGGCTGGCGTTTTGCCGTGTGGGCACCCGGTGCCACCGCCGTGGAGGTATGCGGCGGCTTTGACGGCTGGGAGCGCGGCGTGCCCATGGAAAAAGCCGATACCGGCGTGTGGAGCGCTTTTATCCCCGGCCTTGCGGAGGGCGACCTGTACAAATACCGCGTGCATGGCGCGGACGGCAGCGCCGTGATGCGCAGCGACCCCTACGCCTTTGCCACTGAGCTGCGCCCCGGCACCGCCAGCAAACTGACAAAGCTGGATTTCACCTTTGACGACACCGCGTGGATGGAGCGGCGGGACAAATGCCGCAACCGCCCGCTGAACATCTACGAGCTGCACGCCGGCAGCTGGAAGCATAAGCCCGGCGCAACCCGGCCGGACGGCTCGGACGGGTGGTACAACTACGAGGAGCTGGCGCGGGAGCTGATCCCGTGGCTGCTGGAGCACCACTTTACCCATGTGGAGCTGCTGCCGCTGGCCGAGCACCCCTTTGACGGCAGCTGGGGCTACCAGACCACCGGCTACTTCTCGGTGACCAGCCGCTACGGCACCCCCGCCCAGTTCGCGGGCTTTGTCAACGCCTGCCACCGCATGGGCATCGGCGTCATCATGGACTTTGTGCCGGTGCACTTTGCCGCCAACGCCGACGCGCTGGCAAAGTTTGACGGCACCTACCTGTACGAGTACGACAGCGACGTGGGACAGAGCGAGTGGGGCACCTGCAACTTCAACTACTACCGCCGGGAGGTGTGCAGCTTTCTGAGCAGCGCCGCCGGGCTGTGGATGGACGTGTACCACTGCGACGGCATCCGCATGGACGCCATCTCCCGGGCGCTGTACTGGCAGGGCGACCCCAACCGCGGCGTGAATCAGGGCGCTGTGAACTTTTTGCGCAGCCTGAACCACGGCCTGAACGAGCGCTGGCCCACCGGCATCTACATGGCGGAGGATTCCACCAACTTCCTCAAGGTGACCGCCCCCACCCGCTACGAGGGCGTGGGCTTTGACTACAAGTGGGACATGGGCTGGATGCACGACACGCTGGACTACTTTGCCACCCCCTTCGGCGAGCGCCCGGGCTGCTACGGCAAGCTGCTGTTCAGTATGCACTACTTCTACAACGAGCTGTATCTGCTGGCGCTGAGCCACGATGAAGTGGTGCACGGCAAAAAGACCATCATTGACAAGCTGTGGGGCAGCTATGCGGAAAAATGCGCCCAGCTGCGCACCCTGTATTTTTATATGTACACCCATCCCGGCAAAAAGCTGAACTTTATGGGCAACGAGCTGGCACATTTCCGGGAGTGGGACGAAAAGCGGGAGCTGGACTGGAATTTGCTGGAATACCCCTTCCACGATGCCTTCCAGAAGTACTTTGCAAACCTCTGCCGCACCTACGCCTCCGAGCCCGCCCTCTACGATGGCGAGTACAACCCGGACTGCTTTGAGTGGGTGGCCAGCGAAAGCTGCGCCGAGGGCGTGTACGCATGGCTGCGCAAGGGGCGCGGGCAGAACCTGCTCTGCGTGATGAACACGCAGGACCATGCCCACAAAAAGTTCCCCCTGTACCTCAAGTTCCCCTGCAGCGCAGAGCTGGTGCTGGACACCGAGGCCGGGGTCTGGGGCGGCGTGCACAAGGCGCACCGCAAGCAGAACTTCCACACCACCGACGGCGGCGTGTTCGGCCGGGACTATACCCTGACGCTGGACCTGCCCGCCATGGGCAGCTACCTACTGCGGCTTGCCCCGGAAGCTCCGAACCCGGACGCCGCTCGCCTGAGTGCCAACAAGGCGCTGGCGCAAAAGCGCAAGGCGGCAAAGGCCGTAAAGGCCGTTGCGGAAGTTTCCGATAAGTAA
- a CDS encoding alpha-amylase family glycosyl hydrolase gives MAWYDEAVFYHIYPLGLCGCAHENDGQPTPGAFAKLEAWAAHAAKLGCTAIYIGPLFESGSHGYDTIDYRLVDRRLGTNEEFKAFVAACHARGQRVIVDGVFNHVGRDFFAFQDLKSNRENARYKDWFCDVNFWGNNEYNDGFSYGNWGGYNLLVKLNQRNPEVQQYHYDTVRFWVEQFDIDGIRLDAADVLDFDFMRGLRRLANEVKPEFWLMGEVIHGDYSRWANPEMLHSVTNYELHKGLWSGHNDHNYFEIAHTMRRLQGLCHDTRLYLFSDNHDVERLPNKLRNKEHIRHIAILVYSLWGIPSIYYGSEFGIEGKKEWGSDWPLRPCLELSDYADAERTNPVTSVYKALGKCKAELPEMTYGEVKELQLTTQCYAFARVLDGKAVVAVLNNGDTPAQLEFQLPVEAAKVTDLLADTVGAQEVLVSTEWNRMKVQLPSNYATLLRLE, from the coding sequence ATGGCTTGGTATGACGAAGCAGTATTTTATCACATCTATCCGCTGGGGCTGTGCGGCTGTGCGCACGAAAACGACGGCCAGCCCACCCCGGGCGCTTTTGCAAAGCTGGAAGCATGGGCAGCCCACGCGGCAAAGCTGGGCTGTACGGCCATCTACATCGGCCCGCTGTTCGAGAGCGGCTCCCACGGTTATGATACCATCGACTACCGTCTGGTGGACCGCCGCCTTGGCACCAACGAAGAGTTCAAGGCCTTTGTGGCGGCCTGCCACGCCCGCGGACAGCGGGTCATCGTGGACGGCGTGTTCAACCATGTGGGCCGCGATTTCTTCGCCTTTCAGGATCTGAAGTCGAACCGCGAGAACGCCCGCTATAAGGACTGGTTCTGCGATGTGAACTTCTGGGGCAACAACGAGTATAACGACGGCTTCAGCTACGGCAACTGGGGCGGCTACAACCTGCTGGTCAAGCTGAACCAGCGCAACCCGGAGGTGCAGCAGTACCATTATGATACCGTCCGCTTTTGGGTGGAGCAGTTCGACATCGACGGCATCCGTCTGGACGCAGCCGATGTGCTGGATTTCGACTTCATGCGGGGGCTGCGCCGTCTGGCAAACGAGGTAAAGCCGGAGTTCTGGCTGATGGGCGAGGTCATCCACGGGGATTACAGCCGCTGGGCAAACCCGGAAATGCTGCACTCCGTCACCAACTACGAGCTGCACAAGGGCCTGTGGAGCGGCCACAACGACCACAACTATTTTGAAATTGCCCACACCATGCGCCGGCTGCAGGGGCTGTGCCACGACACCCGGCTGTATCTCTTCTCGGATAACCACGATGTGGAGCGCCTGCCCAACAAGCTGCGCAACAAAGAGCACATCCGGCACATCGCCATTCTGGTGTACAGCCTGTGGGGCATTCCGTCCATCTACTACGGCTCGGAGTTCGGCATCGAGGGCAAAAAGGAGTGGGGCAGCGACTGGCCGCTGCGCCCCTGTCTGGAGCTTAGCGACTACGCCGATGCAGAACGCACAAATCCTGTTACCAGTGTATACAAAGCGCTGGGGAAATGCAAGGCTGAATTGCCGGAAATGACCTACGGCGAGGTAAAAGAATTGCAGCTTACTACCCAGTGCTACGCCTTTGCCCGGGTGCTGGACGGCAAGGCGGTGGTAGCGGTGCTGAACAACGGCGATACTCCCGCACAGCTGGAGTTCCAGCTGCCGGTGGAGGCTGCCAAGGTCACCGACCTGCTGGCGGACACCGTAGGAGCACAGGAGGTGCTGGTCTCCACCGAGTGGAACCGCATGAAGGTGCAGCTGCCCTCCAATTACGCCACCCTGCTGAGATTGGAATAA
- a CDS encoding transcription repressor NadR, whose amino-acid sequence MNAAQRRERILTRLNSAGAPLSASTLAAELGVSRQIVVGDVALLRAGGAQIDATPRGYQLHPAEKGYTGILACVHRTQEEMRRELYTVVDQGGTVVDVAVENSLYGEIRATLNLCNRYDVDNFIRQAADAPESLLSRMTGGVHLHTLRCPDKDTFARIRDALEQQGLLYRKE is encoded by the coding sequence ATGAATGCAGCACAGCGCAGAGAACGCATCCTGACCCGGCTGAACAGCGCCGGTGCCCCTTTAAGCGCCAGCACGCTGGCGGCAGAGCTGGGGGTGTCGCGGCAGATCGTGGTAGGGGATGTGGCGTTGCTGCGCGCCGGTGGGGCGCAGATCGATGCAACCCCCCGGGGCTACCAGCTGCACCCGGCGGAGAAGGGCTATACCGGCATTCTGGCCTGTGTGCACCGCACGCAGGAGGAGATGCGCCGGGAGCTGTACACCGTGGTAGATCAGGGCGGCACGGTGGTGGATGTGGCGGTGGAAAACAGCCTGTACGGCGAGATCCGCGCCACCCTGAACCTGTGCAACCGGTACGATGTGGACAACTTTATCCGTCAGGCAGCCGATGCGCCCGAGAGCCTTTTGAGCCGCATGACCGGCGGCGTGCACCTGCACACTTTGCGCTGCCCGGACAAGGACACCTTTGCCCGCATCCGCGATGCTTTGGAGCAGCAGGGGCTTTTGTACCGCAAGGAGTGA
- a CDS encoding TetR/AcrR family transcriptional regulator — MGFLDIRIEKTERAIKEAFMELRTEKPVEKIRVKELCDRACINKSTFYAHYQDIYALANAMEDEMVQAVVESLPRLTASDVSERTEWLTREMFRAFTAHQKEITVLFSGSRQGLFINRVEQAMCQCIAQTDPTFEADVVRKVVLSFCVQGCYYTFTSYCGQMDEKRLVTLLASIARAAQRIRM, encoded by the coding sequence GTGGGTTTTCTGGATATCCGCATTGAAAAGACTGAGCGCGCCATCAAAGAAGCCTTTATGGAGCTGCGCACCGAAAAGCCGGTGGAGAAGATCCGCGTCAAGGAGCTGTGCGACCGCGCCTGCATCAATAAATCCACATTTTACGCCCATTATCAGGATATCTATGCGCTGGCCAACGCCATGGAGGACGAGATGGTGCAGGCGGTGGTGGAAAGTCTGCCCCGCCTGACCGCCAGCGATGTGAGCGAGCGCACCGAGTGGCTGACGCGGGAGATGTTCCGCGCCTTCACCGCGCATCAGAAAGAGATCACCGTGCTCTTCTCCGGCTCCCGGCAGGGGCTGTTCATCAACCGGGTGGAGCAGGCCATGTGTCAGTGCATCGCCCAGACCGACCCCACCTTTGAGGCAGACGTAGTGCGCAAGGTGGTGCTGTCCTTCTGCGTGCAGGGGTGCTACTACACCTTTACCAGCTACTGCGGCCAGATGGACGAAAAGCGCCTTGTGACGCTGCTGGCCTCCATCGCCCGCGCCGCGCAGCGGATACGGATGTAA